A region from the Lysobacter antibioticus genome encodes:
- a CDS encoding LysR family transcriptional regulator has product MNASYETAPRRNPALISFSEMLAFVAVVNATSFTGAARQLGTSKSVISRRISEIELQLGTQLIDRSGSRISVTDVGNAYYERCVSIIASVEAANDLAAGFNGGIHGTLRVSVPHFFGAQVLAPLFNEFANMYPGLRIDLGVEECDAGGNDTNYDLSIRIGHLANSSLLAKRLGATRSWMCASPEYLAARGTPKLPGELAYHDCLVNSGNGTSAGWQLLVDGELRTARVRERIRSACCFQLLQAARSGLGLALLPDYVIADAVATGRLKVVMPDCAPPAGPVSLVYPSSRRSSRKVQALIEFLSERLAHDSLVREPIAFA; this is encoded by the coding sequence ATGAACGCGAGCTACGAGACCGCCCCCCGCAGAAACCCTGCGCTGATCAGCTTCTCCGAAATGCTCGCGTTCGTCGCGGTCGTGAACGCGACCAGTTTCACCGGCGCGGCGCGCCAGCTCGGCACTTCGAAGTCCGTCATCAGTCGCCGCATCAGCGAGATCGAGCTGCAGCTCGGCACTCAACTGATCGATCGCAGCGGCAGCAGAATCAGCGTTACCGACGTCGGCAATGCCTACTACGAGCGTTGCGTGTCGATCATCGCATCGGTGGAGGCCGCCAACGATCTGGCCGCCGGCTTCAACGGAGGCATCCACGGCACCCTGCGGGTTTCGGTGCCGCACTTCTTCGGTGCGCAGGTGTTGGCGCCGTTGTTCAACGAATTCGCTAATATGTATCCCGGCCTCAGGATCGACCTCGGCGTTGAAGAATGCGACGCGGGCGGCAACGACACGAACTACGATCTATCGATACGCATCGGTCACCTCGCAAACTCCAGCCTGCTCGCCAAGCGCTTGGGAGCGACGCGCTCGTGGATGTGCGCCAGCCCCGAGTACCTGGCCGCGAGAGGTACCCCGAAACTTCCGGGCGAATTGGCTTATCACGACTGCCTGGTCAATTCTGGCAACGGGACGTCGGCGGGATGGCAGTTGCTGGTCGATGGCGAGTTGAGGACGGCCCGCGTTCGCGAACGGATCCGTAGCGCATGTTGTTTCCAGTTGTTGCAAGCCGCGCGCTCCGGTCTGGGCTTGGCATTGTTGCCCGACTATGTGATTGCCGATGCGGTAGCCACCGGCCGATTGAAGGTCGTCATGCCCGACTGCGCGCCGCCCGCCGGCCCCGTATCGTTGGTGTATCCCTCCAGCAGGCGATCCTCGCGCAAGGTACAAGCGCTGATCGAGTTCCTCAGCGAGCGGCTCGCCCACGACAGCCTCGTTCGCGAGCCGATCGCGTTCGCATAG
- a CDS encoding EAL domain-containing response regulator codes for MPNSPYPVGLRALVVDDDPVMLEIISALLSDAGLRLLETADKGELALERLAAHPFDLLICDLNMPGMDGIRLLSHVAALSRRPAVVLLSGEDSRVLDVSRQFAEAKGLTILGVLEKPVDLQSLTTVLGRYRPAEGRSLQDAPDVAIDGDGIRGGIDGGALHLAYQPKLELGKRSFVGAEALLRWQDPKFGAVPPSDVVRAAENAGLVDLLTLAVLTQAVADRATLMRSGIDINLAFNVSMHNLHNLSIIDRMSEIVAAADDRPDRYTLEVTETHLMKEPVHVIEALIRSRLRGFKVAIDDYGTGAATMQFLMQLPSTELKIDRSFVAAGPRSEQGRVLLQSAIELGLSLGQTVTVEGVETDREDRLARELGGHLGQGYLYGRPMELGELIAWACTHPVGAPANSD; via the coding sequence TTGCCCAACTCGCCGTACCCGGTCGGATTGAGGGCTCTGGTCGTCGACGACGATCCGGTGATGCTCGAGATCATCTCCGCGCTGCTCAGCGACGCCGGGCTGCGCCTTCTCGAAACCGCGGACAAAGGCGAGTTGGCCCTCGAACGGCTGGCGGCCCACCCCTTCGACCTGCTGATATGCGACCTCAACATGCCGGGCATGGACGGGATCCGTTTGCTGAGCCATGTCGCCGCGCTGTCCCGCCGCCCCGCCGTCGTCCTGCTCAGCGGCGAGGATTCCCGCGTACTGGATGTCAGCCGGCAGTTCGCCGAAGCCAAGGGCTTGACGATACTCGGGGTGCTGGAAAAACCAGTCGATCTGCAATCCCTGACCACGGTGTTGGGGCGATATCGCCCGGCGGAAGGCCGGTCGTTGCAGGACGCGCCCGATGTGGCGATCGACGGCGACGGTATCCGCGGCGGCATCGACGGCGGCGCGCTGCATCTGGCTTATCAACCCAAGCTGGAACTGGGCAAGCGCTCGTTCGTCGGCGCCGAAGCGCTGTTGCGCTGGCAGGACCCGAAATTCGGCGCGGTCCCGCCGTCGGATGTGGTGCGGGCCGCCGAAAACGCCGGCCTGGTCGATCTGCTCACTCTGGCCGTCCTCACCCAGGCGGTGGCCGATCGCGCCACATTGATGCGCAGCGGCATCGACATCAACCTCGCCTTCAACGTATCGATGCATAACCTGCACAACCTGTCGATCATCGACCGGATGTCGGAGATCGTCGCCGCGGCCGACGATCGACCGGATCGTTACACCCTGGAAGTGACCGAGACGCACCTCATGAAGGAGCCGGTGCACGTGATCGAGGCCTTGATCCGTTCTCGCCTGCGCGGCTTCAAGGTCGCCATCGACGACTACGGCACCGGCGCGGCGACGATGCAGTTCCTGATGCAGTTGCCGAGCACCGAGCTGAAGATCGACCGTAGCTTCGTCGCCGCCGGGCCGCGCAGCGAGCAAGGGCGCGTCCTGCTGCAGTCGGCCATCGAACTGGGCCTCAGCCTCGGTCAAACCGTTACCGTCGAAGGCGTGGAGACCGATCGGGAGGATCGGTTGGCCCGCGAGCTCGGCGGCCATCTGGGCCAAGGCTACTTGTACGGGCGCCCGATGGAATTGGGCGAGCTGATCGCATGGGCGTGCACGCATCCGGTCGGCGCTCCTGCGAACTCAGACTAG
- a CDS encoding Hpt domain-containing protein — MKTPGFEPLSRLLRGDAARVRRVLEVFARCTGEDLQQLDRAWASRDWATIGALTHKMKSGCLQIGETSAAEGLASIEREVSAGSADDTLGRIFATTRDELDGVMMRVIAYLAYPDEAGEA, encoded by the coding sequence ATGAAGACCCCCGGTTTCGAGCCCTTGAGCCGTCTTTTGCGAGGCGATGCCGCCCGGGTGCGCAGGGTGCTGGAGGTCTTCGCCCGCTGCACCGGCGAGGACCTGCAGCAACTGGACCGGGCCTGGGCGAGCCGCGACTGGGCGACGATCGGCGCGCTGACGCACAAGATGAAGTCCGGCTGCCTGCAGATCGGGGAGACGTCGGCGGCGGAGGGGTTGGCGTCCATCGAACGGGAGGTGTCCGCCGGTTCTGCGGACGATACCCTCGGGCGAATATTCGCAACCACGCGAGACGAACTGGATGGGGTGATGATGCGCGTCATCGCCTACCTGGCGTATCCGGATGAGGCGGGTGAAGCATGA
- a CDS encoding response regulator, with amino-acid sequence MNANALPARILIADDHPIIIVALAEMLKTALGQSRVLVDSVTDSDSLLSRLRAESWEYLILDLRMPGRLNSAPLLQAILAAQPSLQVVIYTGEEHPCLAQALLDLGARAFVSKASGPQVAIDAIGAVVAGNSYVDPLVDLDAARKHPWHQLTSGERTVMIALARGENLQAIAIDSNRSYKTVTTHKYNALRKLGLRSKDELGHYLEQHGLDYLL; translated from the coding sequence ATGAATGCGAATGCGTTGCCGGCAAGAATACTGATTGCGGACGATCACCCGATCATCATCGTCGCGCTTGCGGAAATGCTGAAAACCGCGCTCGGCCAAAGCCGCGTTCTGGTCGATTCGGTTACCGACAGCGACAGCCTGCTTTCCCGCTTACGGGCCGAATCCTGGGAGTATCTGATCCTGGACCTGCGCATGCCCGGTCGATTGAACAGCGCTCCGCTGCTGCAGGCGATCCTGGCCGCGCAACCCTCGCTGCAAGTGGTGATCTACACCGGAGAAGAGCATCCCTGTCTGGCCCAGGCGTTGCTGGATCTGGGTGCCCGCGCCTTCGTTTCCAAGGCCAGCGGCCCGCAAGTGGCGATCGACGCCATCGGCGCGGTCGTGGCTGGGAACAGTTACGTCGACCCGCTGGTCGATCTCGATGCCGCGCGAAAGCATCCGTGGCACCAGCTCACCTCGGGCGAGCGGACGGTGATGATCGCCCTGGCGCGGGGCGAGAACCTGCAGGCCATCGCCATCGACAGCAATCGCAGCTACAAAACCGTGACGACGCATAAATACAACGCGTTGCGCAAACTGGGTTTGAGATCGAAGGACGAGCTCGGCCACTATCTTGAGCAGCACGGGCTCGACTACCTGTTATAG